In Chitinophagales bacterium, the sequence TTTCCACTTAAATTGGTAAGCGTTACCGTTTGCGGATTTCCACTTACCGGAAATATTTGCCCATTAACATTAATTGTTCCCGACAAAGGATTGGTATAATATAAAGTAACTGCCTGTGTATAATTATTAGAAGCATCGCAGGCAGACTGAGTGCCAGCCACAATACTATCTATTGAACACACAGCCCCACATGCCGGGGGTGCTTGAAAAACATTATTTTCTGTATAAGTACAAGAAGTTTGGTCGCTAAAATAGGCTGTAACATTTACCCAGTTTCCGTCTGCATTTAAAGCTGTTAATGTAACCGATTGAGGGCTTGAAGTTATAGCAAAAGATTGACCGTTTACTACTAAGTTTCCAGTAGAAGGTGCATTACTATAAGTAACTATAACGGATTGAGTATATGTGTTTGATCCAGAAAAACATCCCGATTGGCTTAATGGTTGAATATCTGTAATATCACAAGGAGGAGTTAAAGAAGCAGAGTCAACATTGCTATAACTATTGCAGTTATCATTAGTAGCTTTTACTCTAAAATAGTACATAGTAGCAGGTTGCCCTCCCGATACTGAAATAGAAGTACCATTCGCTCCTGTAGCTAAGCCTCCATAAGCTCTAAAGCCTGCTGTAGCAGATGTAGTTGAAATTTCAAGTATAAAACCTGTTTCATTATTAGAGTTATCTGTCCAAGCAATATCAAAATTAGACCCATTAACGGTTGCTGTTAAGTTTGAAGGATCTACCACATTAGCAGGAGTACAAGAATAATCATAAGAATTGCTTGGACTTTGTCTTGCTGTTAAACCTTGTTGTATTCTTGCTATTTGTTGAGGAGTTAAATTAAAAGGATCCATACATTGCTCTGGAAAATATGACATAGCATTTTCAATATCTGGAGCATAAGTGTCGCCATTAGCATCTGTAGCAGTACCAGAATATGTACAATTGAAAAAATTAACATTCGTTCCATCAAAACCCGGGTCTGCCGGAGTATCACATATTAAATCTCCTGTAGAAGAGCAGTTAGTTCCATTTACTAATTCTGTAGTTGGGTTTCCATTCGGGTCTGTAAAAGTATGTAGTAAACTAAAATGGTGTCCCATTTCGTGTACTATAGAAAGACCACTGGCTACAGCATCGTTTCGTAAAACTATTCTTAAACTTTGAGAAGACGAAGAAGGCGGATAAGCATATCCTGCGGTTACTCCTCCACTACTTGGGTTATAATTTATGGCATCAACAAAATACATATTTATAGCATTAGGATTTTCTCCTGCTGTTGCTGCTAAAGCATTTTCTTCTGAATCTTGAAAATCATAATAATTTGAATTATCTACATAATTTGGTGAATTACCACAAAAGAAAAATTCAATGCCTGCTTCATAGTAATAATCGTTTAAGTAAGATAATCCTAAATTCATATCTTGACTACTAATACCGCCACTACCATTTGTTTGCCTTACCACATGGGCTTGTATAGGCACACAAGTCATACCTCCATTTTTGGGTATAGCTAAATTGGCAATATGGTTTACAATATAATCTACATCGGCTTGAGTAGGCTGATATCCACAACGGTGTATTTGAGCATTTGCAAACACAAACAATCCCATAATACTTAGTAGTGTATAAATCTTTTTCATAAATTAAGTTTTAAATAGTCTGCTAAAATAGTAAAAATAACATATAATCTAAGTGATTTTTATTCTTTTATTGGCAATATATACTCCTATCACTATTAAAGTAATACCTAAAAAGTGTTTTACGCCTAATATTTCGCCATCAAAATAACCCCAAAGCATAGCTACTATAGGTATAAAGTAGGTAACAGAAGTAGCATAAACGGCATCGGTTTTTTGTATTAGTTTATTAAATAAAATTAAGGCTAAAGCTGTTCCTACTGCTCCTAAAATAAAAACATAAAATAGTGATTTATGGGTGCTACTCTCGTACCAAACCGTATTAAAAGTGTGGCTTTTGTATAGAATTATTAAAGCAAATGGAAACAAAAAGAAGAAACTTAAAGCGGTAAGCCCTATAGCTTTTATATTTTTAAGTTTAGCACTCAATATATTACTACTCAAACCATAGCATACTGTAGCTAAAATGGCTATTAAAGCATATTTATTAAGCTTTTGTATTGATTGCCAGCCATTTGTAAAATTAATAGCCAACACTGCCGCCCCCAAAAAAGCTATAAAAATTCCTAACACTTTAAGCTTTGTAACTTTTTTTTGAAAAAACATCCATCCAAAAAGCATAGTAAATAATGGCGTTAAAGAATTTATAATGCCCGCCATGCTACTATCTATTTTTGTAATGGCTAAAGGGTATAAATAAGTAGGTAAGCCACTTCCTAAAAAAGCAACTAAAATTAAGAAAGGAAAAATATTTTTGTTCAAACTTTTAAAGGCTTTGGGTAAAAAAGGCAATAAAACTAAAGTGGCAGAGCAGATACGCAACATGCCTACCTCTATGGCACTAAAGCTTACCAAGCCTTTTTTCATTAATATGTATGAAGAACCCCAAATTAATGATAGCAAAAAGAGTATAATGAAGTTGAAATATTTATTATCTGCTTTCATCAAATTGAAGCAAGTCCCAAATTTTATCTTTCAGTTCATCTATGTGATAGTTGGTAACAGACGAAATAAAAACAATAGCTATATCTTCTTTTACCTCTTTTTTAAATTCTTTAAGAAGCATAGCTTGTAGTTCTTCATCTATTAAATCGGCTTTAGTAATGGCAAGTAGCCTGTCTTTATGCAAAAGCTCCGGATTGTAATTTTTAAGTTCTTTTTTTAATATTTTGTATTGCTGAGCTATATTTTCTGCTTCTGCCGACACCATAAAAAGCAAGCACGCATTGCGTTCTATATGGCGTAAAAATCTAATACCCAAACCTCTGCCTTCAGCAGCACCTTCTATTATGCCGGGTATGTCTGCCATTACAAAACTTTTATCATCTCGGTAAGATACAATGCCTAAATTGGGTCTAAGCGTAGTAAAAGCGTAGTTGGCTATTTCGGGCTTGGCAGCAGAAACACTTGCCAGTAAAGTAGATTTTCCTGCATTAGGAAATCCTACTAAACCCACGTCCGCCAGTATTTTTAGCTCTAATGCCACCCAAGCTTCTATACCCGGCAAGCCCGACTGAGCATAAGTGGGAGCTTGATTAGTAGCTGTTTTAAAATTCCAGTTGCCCAATCCGCCTTTTCCACCTTTAAAAAGTATCACTTCTTGGTTGTGTTCTGTAACTTCGGCAAGCAATTCGTCCGTTTCGGCATCTCTGGCTATAGTTCCTAAAGGAACATCTACCACTATATCTTCGCCATCGGCTCCTGTAGAACGTGCTTTAGAGCCATTGGTGCCATTGCCTGCAAAAATATGTTTTCGGTATCTTAAATGGAGTAATGTCCACAAATTTCGGTTGCCTTTGAGTATAATGTGCCCTCCTCTGCCACCATCGCCACCATCGGGACCACCTTTTGCCACAAATTTTTCTCTTCTAAAATGCGATGCTCCTGCACCGCCATTTCCCGAACGAAATAAAATTTTTACATAATCAATAAAACTTTGTTCTGCCATTTTATAAGCTATAATATATTTTTATTTAAGCTAAAACGTCAATAACCGCACAAAGTCTATCAAAAATATTTTCTATAGAGCCTATTCCGTTAACTGCTTCATATTTGTTTTGTTTTCTGTAGTAGTCTGCTACAGGTAGTGTTTTTTCATTATAAACTTCTATTCTATTTTTAATAATAGATACGTTTTGGTCGTCTGCTCTGCCACTATCTTTACCTCTGTTTAATAGCCTTTTTACCAGCTCTTCTTCTTCCACTTCTAAAGCTATCATTTTGCTGATAGGAATATTTTTTTCGTTTAAAAATTTATCTAAAGCTTCTGCTTGAATTGCAGTGCGTGGAAATCCGTCAAAAATAAAACCGTTTACTTCCGGGTGTTTTTCTATTTTATCGTTCATCATTCCTATGGTAACTTCATCGGGTACTAAATCGCCTTTTTCTATATACGCTTTAGCTTTTTTACCTAAAGGAGTTTCGTTTTTCATGTGGGCTCTAAATAAATCGCCAGTAGAAATATGCAATAAGTTATATTTTTCTTCTAATTTTTCTGATTGTGTTCCTTTTCCACTTCCCGGAGGGCCAAATAATACTAAGTTTATCATTATTTATATAAGTTGCTTTAAATAAAAGCACAAAAATAGTGATTTTACGAGGGAATTTTATACTTTGGCAGTCTTTTGATAAAAACTAAATTGAATTTGTAATGAAAAAAGTAAAAGTAATAGACTTATTTGGTGTAAAATATGACCAAATGGAAGAAAAAGTAAATGATGTTTTAGACGAAATACAAGGCAGTGGTGGCAAAGTACACGATGTTAAAATATTGGGTAGCAAACTTAGCCAATGTGCTGTGTTTGTCTATTACGAAGAGTAGTTTTTATTAAGCGGTATTCATATTGTAGCCAAGCTAATAGCTAAACTTATAAATAATGCCTTCAC encodes:
- a CDS encoding adenylate kinase; translation: MINLVLFGPPGSGKGTQSEKLEEKYNLLHISTGDLFRAHMKNETPLGKKAKAYIEKGDLVPDEVTIGMMNDKIEKHPEVNGFIFDGFPRTAIQAEALDKFLNEKNIPISKMIALEVEEEELVKRLLNRGKDSGRADDQNVSIIKNRIEVYNEKTLPVADYYRKQNKYEAVNGIGSIENIFDRLCAVIDVLA
- the obgE gene encoding GTPase ObgE; translation: MAEQSFIDYVKILFRSGNGGAGASHFRREKFVAKGGPDGGDGGRGGHIILKGNRNLWTLLHLRYRKHIFAGNGTNGSKARSTGADGEDIVVDVPLGTIARDAETDELLAEVTEHNQEVILFKGGKGGLGNWNFKTATNQAPTYAQSGLPGIEAWVALELKILADVGLVGFPNAGKSTLLASVSAAKPEIANYAFTTLRPNLGIVSYRDDKSFVMADIPGIIEGAAEGRGLGIRFLRHIERNACLLFMVSAEAENIAQQYKILKKELKNYNPELLHKDRLLAITKADLIDEELQAMLLKEFKKEVKEDIAIVFISSVTNYHIDELKDKIWDLLQFDESR
- a CDS encoding DMT family transporter; its protein translation is MKADNKYFNFIILFLLSLIWGSSYILMKKGLVSFSAIEVGMLRICSATLVLLPFLPKAFKSLNKNIFPFLILVAFLGSGLPTYLYPLAITKIDSSMAGIINSLTPLFTMLFGWMFFQKKVTKLKVLGIFIAFLGAAVLAINFTNGWQSIQKLNKYALIAILATVCYGLSSNILSAKLKNIKAIGLTALSFFFLFPFALIILYKSHTFNTVWYESSTHKSLFYVFILGAVGTALALILFNKLIQKTDAVYATSVTYFIPIVAMLWGYFDGEILGVKHFLGITLIVIGVYIANKRIKIT